Within Coffea arabica cultivar ET-39 chromosome 4e, Coffea Arabica ET-39 HiFi, whole genome shotgun sequence, the genomic segment TCTAAATCCAAGAAAATGTAGATTGGAATTCTGACCTTCATAAGATGAGATAACCAGCCGTCGATGTGATGTGACGTGCCATGAACAGCAACCTTGCTTGAGTTATCTCTGTGAAATCTTAATTTCAGCAAAACGTCGACATGCAGAGCTGTCATCAGAGTAAAAACAAGAAAACGAGGCAGGAGTAATCATTAGtcattaatttctcaaccattacTAATTAATTGTACGagaaaaaaaacccaaaaaaaaaaaaagaataccaTGGTTGAAACAAATGAGGGTACCTGCATATGTGGTCTCTAGGATTTTGATCGAGTACATATCTGACGTTCACTTCTCTGCATTAGCAAATCTTGCAGCCACAAAACCAAAAAACTGCTGAGAATAGATTATTTTTGTAAAAGAAAACAGTGGTCTTAACTCTTAATCAACACCCTATGGGAAAGGAAATCATGacaggaagaaaaaaagaacaaaaaaaataaagaaagaaagaaagaaacatcaTAGCAGTAAATCAGGTGTATAGCCAAAAATTTTGACAAGGCTACATAGAGAATTCCATCTCCGGTAATAATGAATACCCAAATATCAACGATGATTGCCCAGTTTTGCAGCAGCTGCAAGAGGACTCAGCACTGAAACTTAAACAGCTCTCTGGGCTTCTGGGATCGATCTCTCAAAGCTGTATTTATGGACATGGGCATGAGCATTTGGGCGTGTAAAAGATAAGGGGCTTGTCCTTTTTTGTTATACGTTACTTGCCAATTGTTGTTAGGTTGATTGAGGAGTAGTCGCGAGGAGCAAGACCTTTAACGTCTATAGAAAGCGTTTTATTATGTTCACACCAGGGTCTGTATTACACGGAATGGTTCCCAAAGAGTGTGTGGTAATGCTCATTAGTACACTTAATTACAACTCATCATATGCATGTACACATTTAATTTTAGATTTTCTTccaattaaacaattatttgattcaatttcacTTACCAAAACACTAGCACTTGAATTTCACATCCATTGAGCACTCTTGTAAGACAAGCTCAAATTAatatacatttttatttttattttggtatGGAGATGAAGtgtatgtttgttttttttttttttgaaaagcacGTAGGTTTTAATTGAAAGTTTCTCGAAAtgtttctccaaaaaaaataataataataacttctttcttttttcaaagcTAGAAAACCAATTAGAGATAAACAAAATATTTATCAGAATAATCAGCTAAATCGCTTTTctagaagaaagaaaatcacGAATTATATCACGATGCATCAAGATTAATATTAATGAACTGAGGGCCTTCTTTTGTAATAGTAAATATTGGGATCGTTTGAACAATTTGAGAAGTTAAATCAAATGAAGTTATCAATTATTGACATTCTTACAATTGAGGTACGGTGTCAATAGTTTTGCAGTAACATGCAGTCAGTAGATTAAGATCACCATTCAGTCAATAATCAAGCTAATCAAGGATTGGATACTAGTAatgcatatttttatttatccAAATTTGTAGACTTATAgtgtttaaattcaaattcagatgAAGTAACATGTATTTAGGGctgtcagtgtatacactaaCAGTGTAGAATATATAATATGTGTGTGTAACGCACACAAGTCATGTAAGGAGCGGCACGACTAACTTGGAAATTTAAGCATTTTTCTGAGATTGCTAATTCTACTTAATATTCTACCCAAAGCATGAGGTTGATgtttgatagggtgttaattgctggttattttattgttaattttcccttttatccttgtcaaatattgttttaattattaatatttacttatatttggtatttgactcaatttcaggaagtgaaacagaaaactacaaaaatgaGGGACTTTTTGGAGATAATTGGGATTTCAAACAACCGGGCCCACATGGTActacaaagagattgcatttccTTTGCTGATTAGGAGATTGGAGTCCTACGGGCAATAGGAAACTAAAAGCAAGGACTTCGATAGAGTCCCACTTTTGGGTTGATTCTCAATTTCAGCAGGGGACCACAGGGATAAGAAGCTTTAGTCATTGTTGGCTTTAAAAAGGAGACAAACATACAGAGAACTCTTATCAATCAATCAATAGTTTTAACTtagtttttagcatagtttaGTTTTTATTCTTTCTTGGCTCTTTTGATGGCCTGGACCTCAGTGGAATTACTGgaagattttctcatgaggcgtggctaagtttgtctagtcaagaacaacggaggatttggttctactaaatttgtgagatcgaagtagtttttatttattcccattattcactggtatttgtctatcttctgctttatgttcatatggttgttttattattcgattatccagggcccggattctagattaattcaataacctgaagccaattagggtagttaaatccgtaattgtttaattattctaaactggtggcaactggcatgattgggtttatGTCATGGAGATAGGCAGGCTAACTTAAagagaccctcgtagcgtgttgattggttagaattaggctcttctaattattcatgcaattagggaattgaacttctatggtcgtacctagggttatttcctgattagagaaatagtcaacggtcgtaccttgactatcgacaaattgaggaagagttggttgtttatcgcgtgtatgacaactataactaatttatcagatagtaactggaataatccttgcatctgtgatcgaattaagtgaaccatctccgaagttgtctcttggctagagttcgtccattattatttttattgtgataattagttatttgagttgtagttattttattttattttaatttattccaagtaatttagttactatcattttcaaaaaccccccatatctggaacttgagaagaaattaaattatccccagtccctgtggattcgaccctgcttaccgctatatacagaatttgtattttatttgagcaggtatttattattgcacagggtTTGACGCCTGTCAATGTTATATGCCATGCTTTAAATCAATTTTTGAGTTTTTTGTGCTCAAATTCGATGATgtgttttcttcaaaaaaaaaaaaagaaaaaaagagtgcTTGtgaatttctctctctctagtcTGGCCTCTCTTtgatcccttttctttttcttcattttttggtTTTCCCTTTCTATCAGTTTAGTGCTAGCCAAAATGCAGctaaatattttcttttcaaagtgacctattttttaaaaaaactcaaAAGTGGCTGTGAGGGAAAGGGAACTTTTAGCAAATTTTATGATTTCTATTTTTGccttcttgcatttttttttttgcatttctttGCATTACGcatcagtttttattttttttcctacacTTTAAATTTTATCTCAATATGGGGCTGAAGTAAGTTCGTCGAAGTCCATATCATTGCATTATACCATATATTTGCATCGATTTTCAGTTTTCTGAGCATATGcaattggaaatcattcaaacgAAATTAATCTCTATGaaaattcaatttcttcttcaaccaGAATTTATAAATTGGTATTCTTTTTTTATTCAACTTATAATAATTAATCCTCTTGAGTACGTTAATTTACTatgttcacttttttttttttgtcccttaAACCAAGATTTTGAAGCTTGAAACGCAAGGAATCCACAAACAAAATTGACGAATGGCTAAACAAATTAGAAGGcgttgtttttattattattttttttttaagtttcctAAAACTGACCTTTTCCAAATCCCAAAGGGAAACTAAAACATGTCCCAGTAGTTCACGCTTCCGAAACCTGCATGATTTGGAATCCCAATACCATAATGAAAAGAACGAAAGttgtttgttttatatatggAACCCGTGAGAAGTGCCAAAAACATTACTCTTTTTCTGATGATCAATATTCTCGAATGTCATCTTGAATCTTGATCAAACAAAATTAATGGCGATGTGCCTGTTGGATTTATTGGCTACAGTAgctaaagaagaaaagaaaaagctagatgaagaagaagagaggaagaaaaggaatCCAGAACAAGTACGTTTGTTACCCAAGAACGGAATCCAACTCGAACCCTTGGCAAAGTCTAAAGGTAAAAGGTCAATCAGACGAGAGCTTACAACATCAATGATGCATCTCGATGATCATCAGGAAGTTTTGGGTAATCTTCATAAGCCAGAATCAGATCCAGCAGTGGAAGAAACGAGTGATcatcaagagaagaaagtagaaaaaaaattcaggAAAGTTACGAGccaaaaagagaagagaaaagtaAACAAGGCGGCTAGTGATAATGATAATAATGACGATGATTATGGCCTAAAGCAGAAGAAGGATAGGAAAAGGAAGGTAACTATCGTTGGTTTTGATTCTCCACCTCTGCCTAAAGAATTCAAGGAGCGGATTAAAGCCAAAGCCGAAGGCGGGGTAGTAGGCAAAGAGATAAAGGTGATAGAAAAAAGCCTAACAAGAACTGATACTCAATTCGCTCAAAACCGATTCTCCATTCCAGTAAACCAGATGAAGGAGGAATTTCTTCTCCCTGAAGAATTAGAATTCCTTAAAGACCGTACCCCTGATGGAGCGCATTGGAATACAATGGAGGTAAAGATAATTGAGCCATCGGGGAAAGTAGAGAAAGTGGGCCTGAGCAGGTGGAAGATGAGGAAGGAATTTGGCAAGCCGAGTGTATCTTATGTGCTCAAAGGAGATTGGAAAAAAGTTTTGACAGAGAACAGGCTCCAAGAAGGCCAGATGGTACAGTTGTGGGCTATTAGAATTGGTATAAACGAAGAGCTTTGTTTTGCCTTTGTTGTACTGAGATTAAGAGAACAGGAAGAGGAAGGGAGTACTTGTAAGACCAGTAATGTTGATAATGGAACTAATAATAGTACTCCTGTTTCATGTGTTGACGGTGAAGCAGAAGAAGCCAAGGCATCATCACCAGGAGAAAAAGATGGTGAAGTTGAAGAACGTAAGGCGGATCATCCGGATAATGGTCAAGCTGAAGTTAAGCCATCATCATCATCTGGAGGAACTAATAAGTAATCTGAACCTGAATATCATGAATGAATGAGATTGGTTGATGGACCTCTTTGGTAATCTTATGAGTTTGGATACTGTATTAGTACTTATAATTACTAATTAGTGAATGTGCAAACTTTCTTGATTATGAGTACTTTTGTGATTGGATATCAGCCAAAAGTATATGTAGCTGTAGTGGTTGACCAAATCTGCAGGGAGCATCCTTTCAGTTTGTTTGATCTAgtgacaaatttcagatttgagcaCCAACAAAAGCTTTTTAGCTTTCTATAAATATTTCTAGCAgtatacatttatttacaagaagtttttttttttacctgccATTTATATATACAGTTAATATGCTGTCCATGATATAAATtgttcaaaggaaaaagagtagtACTGATCATGAAGAGCCTTCGACTAAAATCTGTAATCATTATTATTCCTTAGTTTCTTGGTTCACACCATAAAGATTTTGAAAGCACATTATTCCCATCTTAGCAAAAGGTTGCAAAATGAAGTCAAGGGCCAAAGGCCCCATGCAACATGCCCCAGTCCAAATTCTGTTAGTCCAATATGTATCAAATATACCTACATATTGACTACTAGGATGTGGAGAAACAAAACAATTGAAGAGAATGCAAGAACATAAGTAGCAATAGTATTATGGTAAACATAACATAAAGATCAAAAGAAATAATTGAAAGAGAGgcacaaaaagaaaagagccCAGAGAAATTATCATCATGTACTAGCCAAGTCCAGAAGACACTAGCTACAAATTAATTTCCAACCCATGAAGGCATGAGCCTTTATTTTCTAagaaaatttattataaaaaaaaaagaagaaaaaaggaagaactCAAGAACTTGAAAAGTCTATAACTAATTAGCAAAGATATATTATTTTTCGTTCATGTTACTATACTATTCTGCATGAATATAAGGGTCATAGCACCCTGGTGGATTCACATCCATATCTTCAAGTAAGTAATGTATTTTCGCTTTGTCTGATGACATGCCTCGATGGAAGCCCTCTATGGCAAACAAGGGCTGCTGCATTTCCATCCCTTGTTCATCAAAGGAAAATATTGAGTTCCCAGCACTTACCTTCTGAACACAGTAATTTTGGCCTTCGATCATGGGCTCCGATGGCTTCAACTTTTCTCCCTCCTCCAGTGATGATTCAGTGACCATCTGCGTTTCTGGTTCAGTCTTTTTCTTCTCAACCACAACTTGCTTCTTTTTCATTCGAGCGCGACGATTTTGGAACCAATTGTAGACATTTGATTCAGAAATTTGGCCATGTTTTGCCAATTCAGCAGTGATATCTTTAACCTTCTCCTTTGATGGAGTCTCATTGCCTTGATCAAAAACACGTTCAAGAATCTGAAGCTGCTGAGCAGTTGGATTCCAACGCTGTCTTCGAGGAATCCTATGGAGGGAAGAAGTTGTCATCAACGGGGTAAGATACGGATTTCTCAGCATGAAATGCGAAGGATCATTCTGCGAGATGAGGGCTCTATGCAAATCTTCTAGTTGCTCGCAGATGGTTGCATAAGCAGCAATTTGCTTCCCGAGGATTTCCATCTGCTCATCAGTCATCACCTTCACAAACATGTCATCTCCATTGTTCAAATTTCCACCATGAATATTCTGTCCCTCCATTAGTAGTTGAGGCTTTTGTCGTTCTTCTTGATGTTGCTTCTGTTTTTCATACTCCATACCTTTTTTGACTGAATTGAATTATGGTTCTTATGAGACTTATATGCCTAAATCTTCTGAATAAAACAACCCTTTCTAGGAAGAAATGAATACAAGATCGAATCTTATTCTTAATTACCAAATATTACATTTTAAGTAGGGGAGATATGTAAAAGATTACAATCATTTTTGTACCAATATTTAAGTCTAATGGATTTAATGAAGAGCTAATAGTTACCTTTGATACATTTTAGAAAAGGAAATGTCTAATAGTATATGCTAGTAGGTACAATAGTTCGAGATATTTTAAGAAACAAAATCAAGAGGTGATGTATATGATCAAGACCTTCCATTACTTCTTTCTCTCTTCCTATCAAAATTGGGTTGAATGCAAAATGGGGGcaaaacaaattgataaaagaatataaacaaaagaaattatgaCTATTAGGTATTGCAACTTAATTAATGGCCACAAACTCAAAGAAAATTCAAGTATAccaaattattgttatttagtACAGTCTATAAATTTATTAGTATAAATTGAACTGCAACATATAGTTACGCTTCACATGCTGATGAATAGGGAGATGCGGAGAAAACTAGaatttgcttcttttttccCCTCCTCAATTATGTTCTTGCTAGATTTTTTCCCCTTATGCGAGTAATAGTAGTTATTAGGGTAAAAAATCTCAGCGGCCATTAAACTATTGACTGAATCATGTTTGGAGcatcaaactatttttcattAATAATTGACCACTAAATAACTTAATCAGTAAATCTATGACCATTTCGTCGATAATTACtcttaatttctgaaattagCATTACACGTGACAAAATACAGGGTAATTTTATCCAGCAATTTACTGACCATTTACTTACATAAACCCATcaactgaaaagaaaaaaagaagtgcAAGCCAATTAAACTAACTTTCATTCTCAAAATTCTCAGCCACTGCTATCAGATGATCGTTGTCGAGATCAAGAGGCAACCTCAAATCAAGTTTTTGCACGTCAGCCCTGCATTGACTAATTAATTGAAGCGAGCCCACTTTAGTACCGCCATCGTCGACCAGCAAAGAACTTAAAGAAACAGAGCCCTCTGCTAATTTTAATAAAACCCCATCCGCTAGAGTCCTAGAAGTCCTCAATTCCATTTCTTTGAGAGTCTCCAATCCCTTGATAAATGCTGAAAAAGACACGTTATCTCCCACGCACTCACAGCTTTTCAGCTTCAATTTCTCCAGTTTCTTGCAATTCCTCCATAGAAAATTGAGGCCATAATCAACCCCTCGACTTCCACACAGGGAAAGAGACTCTAAATTGAGTTCAACATCAAGAACTGAAGCGAAGCCGTTGTAGCTGAACAATTCGGTTTCACTTCCGATTATAAAGACCGAGAGCTCTTTAAGAGCGCGGAGAGGTGCGAGCCACTGGAAACAGAGAGGTCTGGAGAGAGTGATGGTGAGCGAAGAGAGATGAGGGCAAGAATTGGAAAGGGAAAGCAGAGAGAACCCAGAAACGGGCTCAGCAAAGAAGCGGAGGTGACGGAGATTGGGGCAAGAAAAGGCGACGGACTGAAGGAGGTGATGGGAggaaaaggaggaggaggaagaagaggagTCGGTGAGCGATAGAGAAGAGAGATAGGGATGGTGGGAGAGGAAAGAGGAGAGAGACTAAAGGGCATGGGGAGTACTGATGaaggtgagagagagagagagcgacgGTGGAGGAGTGGAGTAGACGGAGCCACCGCTTCGAGACTAAGGCTTCGTTTGGGAGTGGAGGATTTGgacagaaaagaaagggaaagaagagaaagttagcttttctttcatttgttagtttttagtaggaaagaaaagaagggaaatggAATGATTTAAGAGGATGAATAGTATGTAAAATTTTTCCTTCCAAATTGGAGagaaatggagagaaagttggaagaaacttataaaagttttttaaaataccCATTTTATCCTCAAAAATGTcttgaacaaatatttaatgactttcacatccaaaatcattccactaattctcaaaactcccaaacaacataacaatcccttctcttctctcataacttaagttttcccttcttttcttttctatcctaaactcccaaacttagCCTAAAGAGACAGATGCACTGCAAAAGATTTTCCCTTCCCTTCTCTTGGATGGTTTAATGAAAACTGAGTTATAGGGTCAGTAAATTGCTAGATAAAATTGTCCTGCACTTTGTCACGTGTGTAATGCTAATTTCAGATATTAAGagcaatttttcacaaaatagtCACGAATTTActgattaagttgtttagtAGCTAATTATTGATAAAAAATAGTTCGATAATCAAAACATGATCCGGATAATAGTTTAATGGCCGCTGAGATTTTTTGTCCTAGTTATTATGACCTGTAATATTCCTGTACTTTTAGTCCAAAGTAATTCAAGAAAGGAAATCGGGGGAATATACATAAGCATGAAACATAATACCATTAAAGAAAGTAAATCACTTTACAAATCTGATTATTTATAGTATATGGGCCAAATATTCACAAAAAATACAAACAAGACCCAAGTTATGATATCATCAATTGGTTAAAACATCTAATTGATTCAATGAGTCCCAAGACACACACATTCCCAAGAATTgtgtcttttttttgttttagcttTGACAAATACTAAAGTGAAAATCAAACATCAAACCTTAGCGCCTTGTTACAACTAAAAACGCAGGCACAAGACACCATATTTAACCTCAACTTCAGATTAAATTCTTGGTTATGAAACAAATTTAAAGCAGTTCTTTGATCTTTATAATGTGCTCATATTGTTGAAAGAAATAGACCTAGAAGTACAGAAACTTCTTGGCAGATATTCACCAAGAATACCTCGAGTGAGTGTCCAGAACCCAACCTCATCATGAATAAATTCTTGCTACCATTCAATGAATTGgcaactcttccttttctctcaATCCAAGAAAAGTAAAAGGGTCTCATCAACGCCCAAAAACAACAGAGACGAAGCAAGAACGATCATCAGAAGGACCTGATAACCGTCCCTGAACAGTGCACGACCaggatttgacccaaaaaaattatataatccAGATCACTTCTTGTACCTCGTTTTTAACAACGTGTGTGAAATCCACAAAAATTGGTTCTAAAGTTACACATTGTGCAAATAAAATTACGCGATGtgtaaaatgcagaaaaccgCTAGAAACAgttgcacctgcaaccgttCGCCCGTG encodes:
- the LOC113740687 gene encoding uncharacterized protein, with the protein product MENMDNHALNSCTELEVEVYFGWLYISFRGSICIVLPDGLQVLRTFREAFLDISNAWGHGITSLSSFLSHHPYLSSLSLTDSSSSSSSFSSHHLLQSVAFSCPNLRHLRFFAEPVSGFSLLSLSNSCPHLSSLTITLSRPLCFQWLAPLRALKELSVFIIGSETELFSYNGFASVLDVELNLESLSLCGSRGVDYGLNFLWRNCKKLEKLKLKSCECVGDNVSFSAFIKGLETLKEMELRTSRTLADGVLLKLAEGSVSLSSLLVDDGGTKVGSLQLISQCRADVQKLDLRLPLDLDNDHLIAVAENFENEIKKGMEYEKQKQHQEERQKPQLLMEGQNIHGGNLNNGDDMFVKVMTDEQMEILGKQIAAYATICEQLEDLHRALISQNDPSHFMLRNPYLTPLMTTSSLHRIPRRQRWNPTAQQLQILERVFDQGNETPSKEKVKDITAELAKHGQISESNVYNWFQNRRARMKKKQVVVEKKKTEPETQMVTESSLEEGEKLKPSEPMIEGQNYCVQKVSAGNSIFSFDEQGMEMQQPLFAIEGFHRGMSSDKAKIHYLLEDMDVNPPGCYDPYIHAE